The genome window TTTATAATTTACAACTAtgactttaggcaagttacttaaactctgaATTTAtctcatttgtgaaataaatACTTGTAAGCCTCTTAGGGAATATTAAGATTGACATTatgcatgtaaagcacttacACTGCCTAGCACATAGAAAGTGCCCAATGTTAGCATTATTATTATGGTATGAAAAATCAAATCCAGTATTTGCAAAATCTCTAGTGTCAAAtatcaaagaagtaaaaattcaatCTCACAAAATTCTTGTTATAGTCACTGAATCTTCAGataaaaaagttttgaaattaagaataaaaaaccacaagttatataaatcatcagtaAATTCTTCCTATAAACACAAACTATGTCCATTTATCAGATTCGTCACAACAAGAACCTGAAGGTCCCCTTGTACCTGTAAttacttttttgtcttttaagtaCTAAGTAAATCTTATCAGTTTGGTTGATGAGATGTTGGAAGAAACCACAGAACTACACGAAGAACTCATATACTATTATAGAATGTCTGGTCCCTCCTGTCATATTATTTAATATAGCTGTTGAAAACCTTCACAAAAGAAGctgtaattcttttttctctatataCAAATACAAGTTAATTAATTCATCTATTCAGttgcaatttttttatttttataaaaactttgaaagttaatttcctaagccttttacATAAGTAAACTTCAAGTTCACAGTCTGTCAATTTTGAACTATTTATGATTAAGGAGAGGCTTAACACAGTAATATCTCAGACAAGGAAGAGGGCATTAATTCTGTAGGCAGTTAGCAATAAAAATGCTAACCCTGAACAGTCAGTCACTGTTTTCCTTATACAATATGAGTAGAGATGTAGACTACAGAatggaaacaaaagtaaacataaaaCTTGTCTTCCCCAAACACAGTTTTCTACTTTATACAAGTCTTGACATTTACCCATGACATCAACAAAAATTACTGCACTCAGGGAATTAGTTctccccccagcccaccccaccccacccccatcaaaaaaaaaaaaaaaaagcatatatatttttaagttagaaAAAGTGAATGGCAATTTGCAAGCAAAAGAAAACCAGATTCACATTCTACTATTTACATTTCTTCTGTTCACAGatcaaaatgtttcttttcattagataattaaaaataaacacttaaaaatgcattttaccgCTTCAATACTGTGGGGAGATAATTCTGAATTTAGAAATGCTCTCTAGAGCAAAATTAACTTAACCTTGCGGGGGCCAACCGGCCTATCATTCAGATCTTTAATAGCAGCCATAGCTTCATTGTAGTTTATCATGGCAACAATGGCTTCCCCTGTAGGTAATCCTTGCTCATTATACTGTATTGAAACTGAATCAGGTATGATTCTATAACCATGGAAAAAGTCTAAAATCTCATTAACATTAGCTTTAAATGGAAGATTCATTATCTTAATAGGTGTTACTCTACCTGAATTACAATTTAATTTTGGATCAGGCATAAATCTCCCCTCAGGAAAACTTCCCATATTACGCTTTCCAAAATCAAATTTGCCACCTTCTGGGCGACCAAAATTCACAAAAGGACGATGACTTCTAAAATCAGGGGGGCTTCTAAACTCCTCACCAGGAAGTCTAAAACTATCAGGAACTCTGGAGTCCTCCTCTGGAGCTTCCCTGAGGTCTTCCTCCGGGAGCCGCCTGAAGTCCTCATCAGAAGGGCTTCTAAAATCTTCCTCCTGAGAACTCCTGAAGTCCTCTTCAGGAGGGTGCCTAAAGTCTTCATCCGGGGGGCCCCTGAAATCTTCATCCTGTGGGTGCCTAAAATCTTCCTCTCGAGGGCGCCTGAAATGTTCCTGGGGTGGCCGCCTGAAAAGCTCCTGAGGCGGTCGTCTAAAATGCTCCTGGGATGGCCGCCTGAAGTGCTCCTGCGGTGGCCGCCGGAAATGCTCCTGAGGCGGTCGCCGAAAATGCTCCGGGGGTGGCCGACGGAAGTGCTCCGGGGGCGGCCGCCGGAAGTGCTCCGGGGGCGGCCGCCGGAAGTGCTCCGGGGGCGGCCGCCTGAAGTCGTCGGGAGAACCTCGGAAATCCTCCTCAGGAGACCGCCTGAAGTCATCCTCATGGGGCCGCCTGAAGTCCTCCTGGTGGGGTCGCCGGAAGTCCTCCTCAGGAGGTCGCCTGAAATCCTCCTCTAGGGGCCGCCTAAAGTCTTCCTCAGGTTGTCGCCTCCATTCCCCTGGGGGAAGTCGTCTGAAGTCTTCCTCAGGAGGCCGCCTCCAATCCTCCTCAGGTGGCCTCCTCAAGTCTCCCTCTGGGGGCCGCCTCCAGTCCTCCTCCTGGGGTCTCCTGAAATCTTCCTTGGGAGGTCGCCTGAAATCCTCCTCAGGTGGCCGCCTCCAGTCCTCCTCCCTTGGGTACCGGAAATCTTCCTCCCGAGAGTGCCGGAAGTCCTCCTCAGGAGGCCGCCTGAAGTGTTCCTCCCGAAGGCGCCTGAAGTTTTCCGGGGACCGCCTGAAATCCTCTGGGGAATGCCTAAAGTCTTCTGGAGGGCGTCTATCAGGTGGTCGGAAATCCCCCTGAGGATGCTTGAAATTGTCCAGTTGCCTCAAGTCCTCTTGCTGATGCCTAAAGTTTTCTGAAGGGCCAAATGCGTATATTGGTGGATCATTTGAGTCAAATGAATGGGAGTGATCATCTCTATCACAAGACTGTGAATGGTCATGCATTCTTTCACTAGACATTGAAGAAAAATTTACACCAAACTCCTGCATTTGTGCCTCAGATATGAGCCTTAACAACACCTCTGTTCCCAAGAATCTCCGTCGGTTTAAACGTTCAGCTTTCACGGCCTGTTCTTCTGATTTGAATTTCACCAACGCTTCTCCTAGACCAACTCCTTTGTCATCATAAAGCAAGCATATGTCATCCTCAGCAAGAGAAAAATCAGCAAAGAACTTCTGCACTTCAACTTTTGTAACATCAAATGGAAAATTTCTTATATATATGCACAGTTTCTGGCCAGAGTAGCCTTCTTGAGAATGTTTTTGTGAGACCTGTCCaagtctctctttctctgctgaTGCTGGTCTTTTCTTTTCATAACACTCAATGAACTTCAGCATCTGTTCCCTAGAAACTGGATCAATATAAACTGGACGATATTGTAAAACAGTCTTATGTAAACCCAGAGCAGTGTTATAGTCTTTCAGCGTCTTGAACATCACAAAGGCATATCTTGTTCTTCTTTCATCTTTATATAAAAACCTAATCTGTTCATTTGTCAGATCAGTATCtctaaaaaaatttcttaagtCTCTTTTGTTGATACttacagacagattttttaaGTGAACATAAAATCCGAGAGGAGAACGAGAACATGTTCTTCTGGGAGATTTTGAATGAGATCGTTTCCGAAAATGTCTATCATTAATTCCTCTTGGTGGTGAATGTTCTTCAGTCCTCATAGAAGTCTCACCTTCCTTAATTAAATTACCTCCAAAATCAATCCACTGTTGTTCTGAGCCTTGCATTACTTCAATAAATCTTGAACCCATAAAACTTCTATGACATTTAAGACCTCCTGAAGCATCAATACATGAGGCAAATTTTACTATAGCATCACCATTATTTCGGCCATCATGATGCTTTAAGAAAATTACTCCATCCACACATAAACCAGAGAAAAAGACACGTACATCATCTTCATTTACTAAGTAAGGCAAGCCTCGTAGAAACAAGTAAGGATTCTCAGCTTTCAATGGCCGTGTCTTTCTTGGCCTTAAATCACCATGTCCTGTACCATTAGTATGAAACCCAGCATCTTGATTAATTGGAGAACCATATCCAGAATTACTTCCTTCTTCTTTAATAGCCTCAACAAAATTAGATAAGCTGCCAACCCCTGATGCCCCAGATCCTGGTCTCTCTCTTCCCATGcggtcagttcttttcatttctatagTCTTCTGCATTTCTGCCTTACTACTAAGAAAGAGCTCTACAGATGAATCCTTGATAAACCCTCCTGAACGACTTACAGCACGTCTTGCATCTTCATCtgttgcaaaaataataaaagcctcCCCAATTTCCCCTCCAATTATATGCACTCCTCCATCAGGAATAGTCAATCCCGTGAAGAAGTGACGGATATCCACAGGCCCCGCAATAAAAGGAAGCCCCAGTAAACGGATGACTACAGCCATGCTGAGCGCAAACCACAGCAATAATGACCTGCAGACAGAAAGGTACACATAATAGCAAGTCTTATTTTTGAAGTACCTAATCCAAAACTAAGCTTAATAATTACTGGTCCtatcttcttcagcatttataaatgaaaacaagataTGAGTTCACAAAGATATTGATTGTATCTAATTCTTTAAACAAATGGAATAAATTTTCTCCCAACTAAACATACAAATAAACCAGCTACTTTGAAGAAACATTTCCTATCACCTATCCTATACAGTGTGAGTAGAAAAAAATGTCACATCTCTGTAAGTCTGCCAAGTGCTACTTCACAACAAGACCAAACTATTTTCAGACAGATCTGCTAGTGAAACATGAGAGCTTAGTGGATTAAAGAATTTTACCAACCACAACAAATTTTACATACTTATAAAAGCCATCTATGGACAGTATATAATTTCTGCTCATGATAACAAACTGCCTACCACTAGTGCATCACTGGCCAGACATAAAGTACAGAAGCCATGCATACCCAGGTGTactattataattttctttttgtcaagCCTCTGTGAAAAGCCTTAAGCTCTGGATATCTTACCTTTTTATTTCTTGCAGACCTGTTAATTCTGTAAAAGCAACTTAActgtggaaagaaaatgaaatataattaatcCTTGGACCCTGTAATTGACCTTAACGCCAGATTAGGATATTCACTTCACAATTACCTATTAAAAGTGAAGCAATATACGGAGGCATAACTAAGGGTATTACAAAATGGTTGTCTTTGTTCCAAGGGGAAAATTAATCATCTTTTAACAAAAAGGTAGAAATTCCAAGGAGACATCTGCAAAttatttagaaacaaaaaaatctgaaaacttaACAACTGGTCCTTAATTGAAAGTGGCCCCAGAAAAGTGacaaaaatgttatatattctGATTGGACTACTGGTTACCTGAGAGTATAAATTTATCAAGGCTAAATGAATCCATCCTTAAGGTCTGTGCATTTGACTGGATGTGAATTTtacaaccaatttttaaaaatcctttctaCAAGTAAAATGACAATTTAACACCAAAATTTCCCAAAACCCTATCTTCCACTTGAAAAAACCAATATCTAATTCATCATTTCCAACTCTCCTGTAAATCTTTCAAATCATAAGAGCAAATCAAAGTAATAAATGATAcaataaatgaagaaaaccatttttaaagcaataaatcCAAACCAATGGCTACCATCTGTACATAATTTTAGGTTCTACAGAAACACCTCACACTTGCAAACATGGAACCCAATTTCCTGACTCCACTAAGACAAATAGTAAAATATCCCTAAAATCTAAAATCTCAATTTCTACTACTCTTATAGTCT of Muntiacus reevesi chromosome 12, mMunRee1.1, whole genome shotgun sequence contains these proteins:
- the RBM12B gene encoding RNA-binding protein 12B, translated to MAVVIRLLGLPFIAGPVDIRHFFTGLTIPDGGVHIIGGEIGEAFIIFATDEDARRAVSRSGGFIKDSSVELFLSSKAEMQKTIEMKRTDRMGRERPGSGASGVGSLSNFVEAIKEEGSNSGYGSPINQDAGFHTNGTGHGDLRPRKTRPLKAENPYLFLRGLPYLVNEDDVRVFFSGLCVDGVIFLKHHDGRNNGDAIVKFASCIDASGGLKCHRSFMGSRFIEVMQGSEQQWIDFGGNLIKEGETSMRTEEHSPPRGINDRHFRKRSHSKSPRRTCSRSPLGFYVHLKNLSVSINKRDLRNFFRDTDLTNEQIRFLYKDERRTRYAFVMFKTLKDYNTALGLHKTVLQYRPVYIDPVSREQMLKFIECYEKKRPASAEKERLGQVSQKHSQEGYSGQKLCIYIRNFPFDVTKVEVQKFFADFSLAEDDICLLYDDKGVGLGEALVKFKSEEQAVKAERLNRRRFLGTEVLLRLISEAQMQEFGVNFSSMSSERMHDHSQSCDRDDHSHSFDSNDPPIYAFGPSENFRHQQEDLRQLDNFKHPQGDFRPPDRRPPEDFRHSPEDFRRSPENFRRLREEHFRRPPEEDFRHSREEDFRYPREEDWRRPPEEDFRRPPKEDFRRPQEEDWRRPPEGDLRRPPEEDWRRPPEEDFRRLPPGEWRRQPEEDFRRPLEEDFRRPPEEDFRRPHQEDFRRPHEDDFRRSPEEDFRGSPDDFRRPPPEHFRRPPPEHFRRPPPEHFRRPPPEHFRRPPQEHFRRPPQEHFRRPSQEHFRRPPQELFRRPPQEHFRRPREEDFRHPQDEDFRGPPDEDFRHPPEEDFRSSQEEDFRSPSDEDFRRLPEEDLREAPEEDSRVPDSFRLPGEEFRSPPDFRSHRPFVNFGRPEGGKFDFGKRNMGSFPEGRFMPDPKLNCNSGRVTPIKIMNLPFKANVNEILDFFHGYRIIPDSVSIQYNEQGLPTGEAIVAMINYNEAMAAIKDLNDRPVGPRKVKLILL